Proteins encoded by one window of Vidua chalybeata isolate OUT-0048 chromosome 15, bVidCha1 merged haplotype, whole genome shotgun sequence:
- the MZB1 gene encoding marginal zone B- and B1-cell-specific protein, with product MRAALAAWLVLSLLGGTGAEHTCGDPPAAPSRSVPAPQLSPEERLSPHMPESLRCDACHAIAFQIEEQLHKAEGKVGKKALKESDYIEVLERSCSQDWESYGVLELDGEKRLSGPGLRTQQPLSVLVSGGPWPGRLSKLCHGYVGERGEAQIYGAHRRGPAALRQLLCHGDKGPCAGRKERPDPRKALQNEL from the exons ATGCGGGCGGCGCTGGCAGCGTGGCTGGTGCTGAGCCtgctgggggggacaggggccGAGCACACGTGCGGGGACCCCCCCGCCGCCCCGTCCCGCTCCGTCCCCGCGCCCCAGCTCAGCCCCGAGGAGCGGCTCTCGCCCCACATGCCCGAATCCCTGCGCTGTGACGCCTGCCACGCCATCGCTTTCCAG ATTGAGGAGCAGCTGCACAAGGCAGAAGGGAAGGTGGGCAAGAAGGCTCTGAAGGAGTCGGACTACATAGAggtgctggagaggagctgctcaCAGGACTGGGAGAG TTACggggtgctggagctggacGGCGAGAAGCGGCTgtcggggccggggctgcggaCGCAGCAGCCCCTGAGCGTGCTGGTGTCGGGGGGACCGTGGCCGGGCAG GCTCTCCAAGCTGTGCCACGGCTACGTGGGCGAGCGGGGCGAGGCGCAGATCTACGGCGCGCaccggcggggcccggccgcgctgcggcagctgctgtgccacgGGGACAAGGGACCCTGTGCCGGCCGCAAGGAGCGCCCGGACCCCCGCAAGGCGCTGCAGAACGAGCTGTAG
- the PROB1 gene encoding proline-rich basic protein 1: protein MRGRDEPAAPRQVPEAGGGGGIPAMRLASAAPAGAALVHVIRDLPCAAAGSSRRDGEGARRSSQRLRQSGPSPEQSSPAPAETPGLLPATMPRGKRDPVLLSPAELPGPEGEGPRAAGDGQRSAEEEDEDGHLPGLPRDDLTKSMSSSSVSSYHSALCSDGTETFKDCLEFLDEEGSPGRAAPGRWAPAGAPGVPPPPGPLARPQRAQLSSAAKNSPAPGQGGRMGPLGGDRQPVPAAAAGGEPAVPRQPAAMLAGAPSDSDEVDGEVQALTARAFRSLSGLPGARLDMCSSHTSSSLSNSLSEDGGRPRRWPAGAGDPRGAATALHGRVGWPFPAGVDGELLGKEQFECVDVELESCEARKGHGKKRTVPKRQILLKRKERKETGFGPRGDGPAPQPPARKEPPSKGRAVGEDFRLNYQQFMKAASLEAGTDRTRAASCLVKNVLAKKMQYEQRIKMEQKGLRGSSTSSGPSSAGTDLLGDGLEGKSSSLSRSDCSFSAEDLRSGGMPAAAGSTATTTHPTKGVVLSEETRETVCNLRKTFNELNQRMKYQEVLEGRWLPAAAEEHASERICYQRARALFEAQPGVGKVLDVAPRFARAPRPWPSLKERAIGPIHSQSLPFKAESRALPATPPRRPFASSRAQEARTLPQSQPEKPPAVPRRPPSPGTIPAPRGSPPAAPPKAEEKGKGRVPQPRDVRKLVKSSYSLKFGTAGASRGTVAPASSGEPPPATPLVIHCTSVRREPAPEPAGEEALAAPGREPAPACAEGPAKPPGGRPAKPPHSSPINITRVQATRRGAAPTEEPPASPPRRERSELRLPPRAPAAERVPHVETHLHVLVGRPGPAAGEGSAAQSSAVLRAEKTVLLPPPPTSPAEGKEVRGRGSSRALPAAEGPESLGRRPSSGDSRDPRAGAPGGSSARPRPAEPAARSAAEPGASEQRQQQPGGRRLSVGSGASAGGAGPAAPLRAPDSSEGLPGRLPEQRETWEHSPQWPAATEPYYPPAAPAENSNYLAIPERASKSTLMPKLSSVPNPGSPSFGTPFVPSSASASFGAPSAPNPASASFGTSMVTNVTSSSFGFPSASSLASTSFGTPLVSNSNKSFGAPLVPNLCSTSFGNPLVPNPSSVSFGSSLVPNPSSVSFGNPLVPNPSSVSFGSPVVPNPSSASFGSPLIPNPSSASFGSPLIPNPSSASFGSPLVPNPSSASFGSPLVPNPSSASFGSPLVPNPSSASFGSPLVPNPSSASFGSPLVPNPSSASFGNSLIPSPGSSSFGSPLVSNPVPTSLGHPSVSNTASSFFGSPFVPNPASAPLGTGAYPLPGGEVPWSKPSPEPPLPRPTEGSAAVGPPAQPHLEDAPHFLRGTDGPSHSGRSRQSPPKPFSAAVPTQRRMLVDPSSGKCYYMEPPRQPQMKTLYDPETGQYLEVLVPPVASHTGLYQAPFNPLVMAPGVYGPPYAPYGGFPGLPAPPPSAPSPPHPSLPAADNPGTPGSTPKGEGPSPAGGADCGYLESLYYIPTGMRASPGPEQPPARASPAAPEGSLLRM from the coding sequence ATGAGGGGCAGGGATGAGCCGGCGGCCCCCCGGCAGGTCCCCGAGGCTGGGGGCGGCGGTGGCATCCCTGCAATGCGCTTGGCATCGGCTGCCCCGGCTGGCGCTGCCCTAGTCCATGTGATCCGGGACTTGCCCTGCGCCGCCGCCGGGTCCAGCCGCCGGGACGGCGAGGGAGCCAGAAGGTCGAGCCAGCGGCTCCGGCAGAGCGGCCCCAGCCCCGAGCAGAGTTCCCCAGCACCGGCTGAGACCCCCGGGCTCCTCCCTGCCACCATGCCCCGCGGGAAGAGGGACCCGGTTCTGCTGTCCCCCGCCGAGCTGCCCGGCCCCGAGGGCGAGGGGCCCCGCGCGGCTGGGGACGGCCAGCGCTCCgcggaggaggaggatgaggacgGACACctcccggggctgccccgcgaCGACCTCACCAAGAGCATGTCGAGCTCCTCCGTGTCCTCCTACCACTCCGCCCTGTGCTCGGACGGCACGGAGACCTTCAAGGACTGCCTGGAGTTCCTGGACGAGGAGGGATCGCCCGGCCGGGCTGCCCCGGGCCGCTGGGCTCCGGCGGGGGCCCCCGGCGTgcccccgccgcccggcccccTCGCCCGCCCGCAGCGGGCTCAGCTGTCCAGCGCGGCTAAGAATAGCCCAGCGCCGGGCCAGGGGGGCAGGATGGGTCCCCTCGGTGGGGACCGGCAGCCTGTgccggccgcggccgccggcgGGGAGCCGGCCGTGCCCCGGCAGCCCGCGGCGATGCTCGCCGGGGCTCCCAGCGACTCGGACGAGGTGGACGGCGAGGTGCAGGCGCTGACGGCCAGGGCTTTCCGCAGCCTCTCGGGGCTCCCCGGAGCTCGCCTCGACATGTGCAGCTCCCACActtcctccagcctctccaaCTCGCTGTCGGAGGACGGCGGGCGGCCGCGGCGGTGGCCGGCGGGCGCCGGGGATCCCCGGGGCGCGGCGACAGCTCTGCATGGCAGGGTGGGCTGGCCTTTCCCCGCCGGCGTGGacggggagctgctgggcaagGAGCAGTTCGAGTGCGTGGACGTGGAGCTGGAGAGCTGTGAGGCCAGGAAGGGACACGGCAAGAAGAGGACGGTGCCCAAACGCCAGATCCtgctgaagaggaaggagaggaaggagacgGGCTTTGGCCCCCGGGGAGATGGCCCAGCgccccagccccctgccaggaAGGAGCCCCCCAGCAAGGGCAGAGCCGTCGGCGAGGACTTCAGGCTCAACTACCAGCAGTTCATGAAGGCGGCGTCCCTGGAGGCCGGCACCGACAGGACCAGGGCGGCCTCGTGCCTGGTGAAAAACGTCCTGGCCAAGAAGATGCAGTACGAGCAGCGCATCAAGATGGAGCAGAAGGGGCTGCGGGGCAGCTCGACCTCCTCGGGGCCGTCCTCCGCCGGCACCGACCTGCTGGGGGATGGTCTGGAGGGTAAGTCCAGCTCGCTGTCCCGCTCGGACTGCAGCTTCTCGGCCGAGGACCTGCGGAGCGGCGGGATGCCGGCGGCCGCGGGGAGCACCGCCACCACCACTCATCCCACCAAGGGCGTGGTGCTCAGCGAGGAGACGAGGGAGACTGTCTGCAACCTGAGGAAGACGTTCAACGAGCTCAACCAGAGGATGAAGTaccaggaggtgctggagggcCGCTGGCTGCCCGCGGCCGCGGAGGAGCACGCGTCGGAGAGGATCTGCTACCAGCGAGCCCGCGCCTTGTTCGAAGCTCAGCCCGGGGTGGGGAAAGTGCTGGATGTCGCCCCCCGGTTTGCGAGGGCGCCGAGGCCGTGGCCCAGCTTGAAGGAGCGAGCCATCGGCCCCATCCATTCCCAAAGCCTCCCCTTCAAGGCCGAGAGCCGGGCGCTCCCCGCCaccccgccgcgccgcccctTCGCCTCCTCCCGGGCCCAGGAGGCGAGGACGCTGCCGCAGAGCCAGCCAGAGAAGCCACCAGCAGTGCCCCGCCGGCCGCCCAGCCCCGGCACCATCCCGGCACCCCGAGGGTCCCCGCCAGCCGCGCCCCccaaggcagaggagaaggggaaggggcgcgtcccgcagccccgggacGTGCGCAAGCTGGTGAAGAGCAGCTACAGCCTCAAGTTCGGGACTGCCGGCGCCTCCCGCGGCACCGTGGCACCGGCGAGCAGCGGGGAGCCGCCGCCAGCCACCCCTCTGGTCATCCACTGCACCTCAGTCCGCCGGGAGCCGGCGCCGGAGCCGGCGGGTGAGGAGGCGCTGGCAGCCCCCGGCCGAGAGCCAGCCCCGGCGTGTGCCGAGGGGCCCGCAAAGCCCCCCGGAGGCCGGCCCGCAAAGCCCCCCCACAGCTCCCCCATCAACATCACGAGGGTCCAGGCCACGCGGAGGGGCGCGGCCCCCACGGAGGAGCCGCCGGCATCGCCCCCGCGCCGGGAGCGGAGCGAGCTCAGGCTGCCACCACGGGCCCCGGCGGCCGAGCGGGTGCCGCACGTGGAGACCCATCTGCACGTCCTGGTGGgccggccgggccccgcggccGGGGAGGGCTCCGCGGCTCAGAGCAGCGCGGTGCTGCGGGCAGAGAAGACCGTTCTGCTGCCGCCGCCACCGACGAGTCCCGCGGAGGGGAAGGAGGTGCGCGGccgtggcagcagcagagcgCTCCCCGCCGCCGAGGGGCCGGAGTCGCTGGGGCGGCGGCCCAGCAGCGGTGACAGCCGGGACCCCCGAGCCGGAGCCCCGGGCGGCAGCAGTGCCCGGCCGCGGCCTGCGGAGCCGGCGGCGAGGAGCGCGGCAGAGCCCGGTGCCAGcgagcagaggcagcagcagcccggcGGCCGGCGGCTGTCGGTGGGCAGCGGGGCCTCTGCCGGtggtgccggccccgccgccccgctccgAGCCCCGGACAGCAGCGAAGGCCTCCCCGGGCGGCTGCCGGAGCAGAGGGAGACCTGGGAGCACTCGCCGCAGTGGCCGGCAGCTACCGAGCCGTACTACCCACCTGCTGCCCCGGCAGAGAACTCCAACTACTTGGCAATCCCCGAGAGAGCCTCCAAATCCACGCTGATGCCAAAGCTGTCCTCGGTCCCCAACCCAGGCAGTCCATCCTTTGGGACCCCCTTtgtccccagctcagccagcGCCTCTTTTGGGGCTCCATCAGCCCCCAACCCAGCCAGTGCCTCTTTCGGGACCTCCATGGTCACCAACGTGACCAGCTCATCCTTTGGCTTCCCATcagcctccagcctggccagcacaTCATTTGGGACCCCCTTAGTTTCCAACTCCAACAAGTCTTTTGGGGCCCCTCTGGTCCCAAACCTGTGCAGCACATCCTTTGGGAACCCCTTGGTCCCCAATCCATCCAGCGTGTCCTTTGGGTCCTCCTTGGTCCCCAATCCATCCAGCGTGTCCTTTGGGAACCCCTTGGTCCCCAATCCATCCAGTGTGTCTTTTGGATCCCCAGTGGTTCCCAATCCATCCAGTGCATCCTTTGGGAGCCCCTTGATCCCCAATCCATCCAGTGCATCCTTTGGGAGCCCCTTGATCCCCAATCCATCCAGTGCATCCTTTGGGTCCCCTTTGGTCCCCAATCCATCTAGTGCATCTTTTGGGTCCCCGTTGGTCCCCAATCCATCCAGTGCATCATTTGGGTCCCCTTTGGTCCCCAATCCATCCAGTGCATCTTTTGGGTCCCCGTTGGTCCCCAATCCATCCAGTGCATCATTTGGGTCCCCTTTGGTCCCCAATCCATCCAGTGCATCATTTGGGAACTCCTTGatccccagcccaggcagctcaTCCTTTGGGTCCCCCTTGGTCAGCAACCCAGTCCCCACTTCCCTTGGGCATCCATCAGTCTCCAACACGGCCAGCTCTTTCTTTGGATCCCCTTTTGTCCCCAACCCAGCCAGCGCTCCACTGGGAACCGGTGCCTATCCCCTTCCTGGTGGGGAAGTGCCCTGGAGcaagcccagccctgagccccccctGCCCCGACCCACTGAGGGCTCGGCTGCTGTGgggcccccagcccagccccacctggaGGATGCTCCTCATTTCCTCAGGGGGACCGATGGCCCCTCGCACAGTGGGAGGAGCAGGCAAAGCCCCCCCAAGCCCTTCTCCGCCGCCGTGCCCACCCAGCGGAGGATGCTCGTGGATCCCAGCAGCGGGAAGTGCTACTACATGGAGCCGCCGCGGCAGCCCCAGATGAAAACGCTCTACGACCCCGAGACCGGGCAGTACCTGGAGGTGCTGGTCCCACCGGTGGCATCACACACCGGGCTCTACCAGGCACCTTTCAACCCACTGGTCATGGCCCCGGGAGTCTATGGCCCACCCTACGCACCCTACGGCGGCTTCCCGGGGCTGCCGGCACCGCCGCCCTCCGCCCCCTCGCCGCCGCACCCCTCGCTGCCGGCCGCCGAcaaccccgggacccccggctcCACTCCCAAGGGCGAGGGGCCGTCCCCTGCCGGGGGTGCTGACTGCGGCTACCTGGAGAGCCTGTACTACATCCCCACGGGCATGCGGGCCAGCCCCGGCCCCGAGCAGCCCCCGGCCCGCGCCAGCCCTGCCGCGCCCGAGGGTTCGCTGCTCCGGATGTGA
- the DNAJC18 gene encoding dnaJ homolog subfamily C member 18 isoform X2: MDIRERFFPRGCWHCPGSPGNRHGPRLPELQEPLDTRGAQGDCWGVCAGPGAGLDDPGGSLRARDIPQFHNSTIPPFHESRSPQNPLMTSPPFAVTSRAAGSAPSSPRAQDGGAGRRAVSAGRQRPRADMTYTAEQLDGVQRIKRCRDYYEILGVSRDAGEEELKRAYRRLALKFHPDKNRAPGATEAFKGNIHMFSNVARDAHYYPRRHRAERAWTQEPEEEEHRPQNSYSAFIQLMPVFIIIIVSVITQLMATNPPYSLFYKSSIGHVVSRETENLQVPYYVDKNFEKNYQGAELQELEKTVEKDYIDYIQTSCWKEKQQKSDLSNLAKLYRDERLKQKAESLKLEHCEKLSSLIGMHKGG, translated from the exons ATGGacatcagggaaaggttcttccccagagggtgctggcactgcccaggctccccagggaatagGCACGgcccgaggctgccagagctccaggagcctttggacaccaggggtgcacagggggattgttggggggtctgtgcagggccaggagctggactggatgatcctggtgGATCCCTTCGTGCTCGGGACATTCCACAATTCCATAACTCCACAATTCCACCATTCCACGAGTCCCGCTCCCCTCAGAACCCCTTAATGACGTCACCGCCCTTCGCCGTGACGTCACGCGCCGCCGGGTCCGCTCCCAGCAGCCCCCGCGCACAAGatggcggcgcggggcggcgggcggtgagcgcggggcggcagcggccgcgggCCGACATGACCTACACGGCCGAGCAGCTGGACGGGGTGCAGCG GATCAAGCGATGCCGGGATTACTACGAGATCCTGGGCGTGAGCCGGGACGCCGGCGAGGAGGAGCTGAAGCGGGCGTACCGCAGGCTGGCCCTCAAGTTCCACCCGGACAAGAACCGCGCGCCCGGAGCCACCGAGGCCTTCAAAG GGAATATCCACATGTTCTCCAATGTAGCCAGAGATGCTCACTATTACCCACGGAGGCACCGGGCTGAGAGGGCATGGACACAGgagccagaggaggaggagcacaGGCCACAG AATTCATACTCTGCATTTATCCAGTTGATGCCGGTTTTCATCATCATAATAGTGTCAGTTATAACCCAGCTGATGGCCACCAACCCACCCTACAGCTTATTCTACAAATC gtCCATAGGCCACGTTGtcagcagagaaacagagaacTTGCAGGTGCCTTACTACGTTGATAAAAACTTTGAAAAGAATTATCAAGGAGCAGAACTTCAAGAGCTTGAGAAAACAGTTGAGAAAGATTACATAGACTATATTCAGaccagctgctggaaggagaaACAGCAAA agTCTGATTTGTCCAATTTGGCCAAGCTCTACAGAGATGAGCGGTtaaaacagaaagcagagtCCCTGAAACTTGAGCACTGTGAGAAGCTCTCCAGTCTGATTGGGATGCATAAAGGGGGCTGA
- the DNAJC18 gene encoding dnaJ homolog subfamily C member 18 isoform X1: MDIRERFFPRGCWHCPGSPGNRHGPRLPELQEPLDTRGAQGDCWGVCAGPGAGLDDPGGSLRARDIPQFHNSTIPPFHESRSPQNPLMTSPPFAVTSRAAGSAPSSPRAQDGGAGRRAVSAGRQRPRADMTYTAEQLDGVQRIKRCRDYYEILGVSRDAGEEELKRAYRRLALKFHPDKNRAPGATEAFKAIGNAFAVLSNPEKRLRYDELGSDHEHVSTGQARHYNYYTEFEADITPEEIFNVFFGGHFPTGNIHMFSNVARDAHYYPRRHRAERAWTQEPEEEEHRPQNSYSAFIQLMPVFIIIIVSVITQLMATNPPYSLFYKSSIGHVVSRETENLQVPYYVDKNFEKNYQGAELQELEKTVEKDYIDYIQTSCWKEKQQKSDLSNLAKLYRDERLKQKAESLKLEHCEKLSSLIGMHKGG; the protein is encoded by the exons ATGGacatcagggaaaggttcttccccagagggtgctggcactgcccaggctccccagggaatagGCACGgcccgaggctgccagagctccaggagcctttggacaccaggggtgcacagggggattgttggggggtctgtgcagggccaggagctggactggatgatcctggtgGATCCCTTCGTGCTCGGGACATTCCACAATTCCATAACTCCACAATTCCACCATTCCACGAGTCCCGCTCCCCTCAGAACCCCTTAATGACGTCACCGCCCTTCGCCGTGACGTCACGCGCCGCCGGGTCCGCTCCCAGCAGCCCCCGCGCACAAGatggcggcgcggggcggcgggcggtgagcgcggggcggcagcggccgcgggCCGACATGACCTACACGGCCGAGCAGCTGGACGGGGTGCAGCG GATCAAGCGATGCCGGGATTACTACGAGATCCTGGGCGTGAGCCGGGACGCCGGCGAGGAGGAGCTGAAGCGGGCGTACCGCAGGCTGGCCCTCAAGTTCCACCCGGACAAGAACCGCGCGCCCGGAGCCACCGAGGCCTTCAAAG CAATAGGCAATGCCTTTGCAGTTCTGAGCAACCCTGAGAAACGGCTCCGCTACGATGAACTCGGGAGTGACCACGAGCATGTCAGCACTGGCCAGGCCAGGCACTACAATTACTACACAGAATTCGAAGCAGACATCACACCAGAAGAAATATTCAATGTGTTTTTTGGTGGGCACTTCCCTACAG GGAATATCCACATGTTCTCCAATGTAGCCAGAGATGCTCACTATTACCCACGGAGGCACCGGGCTGAGAGGGCATGGACACAGgagccagaggaggaggagcacaGGCCACAG AATTCATACTCTGCATTTATCCAGTTGATGCCGGTTTTCATCATCATAATAGTGTCAGTTATAACCCAGCTGATGGCCACCAACCCACCCTACAGCTTATTCTACAAATC gtCCATAGGCCACGTTGtcagcagagaaacagagaacTTGCAGGTGCCTTACTACGTTGATAAAAACTTTGAAAAGAATTATCAAGGAGCAGAACTTCAAGAGCTTGAGAAAACAGTTGAGAAAGATTACATAGACTATATTCAGaccagctgctggaaggagaaACAGCAAA agTCTGATTTGTCCAATTTGGCCAAGCTCTACAGAGATGAGCGGTtaaaacagaaagcagagtCCCTGAAACTTGAGCACTGTGAGAAGCTCTCCAGTCTGATTGGGATGCATAAAGGGGGCTGA
- the DNAJC18 gene encoding dnaJ homolog subfamily C member 18 isoform X3 produces the protein MDIRERFFPRGCWHCPGSPGNRHGPRLPELQEPLDTRGAQGDCWGVCAGPGAGLDDPGGSLRARDIPQFHNSTIPPFHESRSPQNPLMTSPPFAVTSRAAGSAPSSPRAQDGGAGRRAVSAGRQRPRADMTYTAEQLDGVQRIKRCRDYYEILGVSRDAGEEELKRAYRRLALKFHPDKNRAPGATEAFKAIGNAFAVLSNPEKRLRYDELGSDHEHVSTGQARHYNYYTEFEADITPEEIFNVFFGGHFPTGNIHMFSNVARDAHYYPRRHRAERAWTQEPEEEEHRPQNSYSAFIQLMPVFIIIIVSVITQLMATNPPYSLFYKSKCYQFVNKEIPTACTGP, from the exons ATGGacatcagggaaaggttcttccccagagggtgctggcactgcccaggctccccagggaatagGCACGgcccgaggctgccagagctccaggagcctttggacaccaggggtgcacagggggattgttggggggtctgtgcagggccaggagctggactggatgatcctggtgGATCCCTTCGTGCTCGGGACATTCCACAATTCCATAACTCCACAATTCCACCATTCCACGAGTCCCGCTCCCCTCAGAACCCCTTAATGACGTCACCGCCCTTCGCCGTGACGTCACGCGCCGCCGGGTCCGCTCCCAGCAGCCCCCGCGCACAAGatggcggcgcggggcggcgggcggtgagcgcggggcggcagcggccgcgggCCGACATGACCTACACGGCCGAGCAGCTGGACGGGGTGCAGCG GATCAAGCGATGCCGGGATTACTACGAGATCCTGGGCGTGAGCCGGGACGCCGGCGAGGAGGAGCTGAAGCGGGCGTACCGCAGGCTGGCCCTCAAGTTCCACCCGGACAAGAACCGCGCGCCCGGAGCCACCGAGGCCTTCAAAG CAATAGGCAATGCCTTTGCAGTTCTGAGCAACCCTGAGAAACGGCTCCGCTACGATGAACTCGGGAGTGACCACGAGCATGTCAGCACTGGCCAGGCCAGGCACTACAATTACTACACAGAATTCGAAGCAGACATCACACCAGAAGAAATATTCAATGTGTTTTTTGGTGGGCACTTCCCTACAG GGAATATCCACATGTTCTCCAATGTAGCCAGAGATGCTCACTATTACCCACGGAGGCACCGGGCTGAGAGGGCATGGACACAGgagccagaggaggaggagcacaGGCCACAG AATTCATACTCTGCATTTATCCAGTTGATGCCGGTTTTCATCATCATAATAGTGTCAGTTATAACCCAGCTGATGGCCACCAACCCACCCTACAGCTTATTCTACAAATC GAAATGTTACCAGTTTGTAAATAAGGAAATACCAACAGCCTGCACTG gtCCATAG
- the ECSCR gene encoding endothelial cell-specific chemotaxis regulator isoform X2 — MLLPSLHPLLWLLLLLPGSTASTNSSTPAGTGPSQPTAPSPEAKNHSSEPSVKPTPLTNLSLTSVGQTTTAKPSPTTTTNLTATTEQDEKWKQSTAAPSPTPRGQDPMRNESTTTSVTRGASSSQRGASEPITPTPNFSSQLPEPTPTDEKSPLTVAAFGVISFVIILIVVVIILVSVVSLRFKCNHSKDSEDKQKPGTSMVSESCSADTSQKGNSITLISMKNINTNNSMSYPPSEKVL, encoded by the exons GTTCTACAGCTTCCACAAACTCTTCCACCCCCGCTGGAACAG GTCCATCCCAACCAACAGCACCCAGCCCTGAAGCCAAGAACCACAGCTCAGA GCCATCAGTAAAGCCAACACCACTGACTAACCTGAGCCTCACCTCTGTGGGTCAAACTACTACAGCCAAACCCTCCCCCACCACTACAACAAACCTGACAGCAACCACTGAGCAAG ATGAAAAGTGgaaacagagcacagcagctccttctccaaCACCTCGAG GTCAGGATCCCATGAGGAATGAGAGCACCACAACATCAGTGACTCGAGGTGCTTCCTCCTCACAGAGAG GCGCCTCAGAACCCATCACCCCAACACCCAACTTCTCCAGCCAATTGCCTGAGCCCACCCCGACAGACGAGAAATCACCGCTGACAGTGGCAGCTTTTG GTGTCATCAGCTTTGTCATCATCCTGATAGTGGTGGTGATCATCCTGGTCAGCGTGGTCAGCCTGAGGTTCAAGTGCAACCACTCCAAGGATTCAGAAG ACAAACAGAAACCAGGAACCTCCATGGTATCAGAGAG ctgctcagcagacaCAAGCCAGAAGGGAAACAGCATCACTCTGATCTCCATGAAGAACATCAACACCAACAACAGCATGAGCTACCCCCCATCAGAAAAG GTGTTATGA
- the ECSCR gene encoding endothelial cell-specific chemotaxis regulator isoform X1, with amino-acid sequence MLLPSLHPLLWLLLLLPGSTASTNSSTPAGTGPSQPTAPSPEAKNHSSEPSVKPTPLTNLSLTSVGQTTTAKPSPTTTTNLTATTEQDEKWKQSTAAPSPTPRGQDPMRNESTTTSVTRGASSSQRGASEPITPTPNFSSQLPEPTPTDEKSPLTVAAFGVISFVIILIVVVIILVSVVSLRFKCNHSKDSEDKQKPGTSMVSESCSADTSQKGNSITLISMKNINTNNSMSYPPSEKVSLFSLAF; translated from the exons GTTCTACAGCTTCCACAAACTCTTCCACCCCCGCTGGAACAG GTCCATCCCAACCAACAGCACCCAGCCCTGAAGCCAAGAACCACAGCTCAGA GCCATCAGTAAAGCCAACACCACTGACTAACCTGAGCCTCACCTCTGTGGGTCAAACTACTACAGCCAAACCCTCCCCCACCACTACAACAAACCTGACAGCAACCACTGAGCAAG ATGAAAAGTGgaaacagagcacagcagctccttctccaaCACCTCGAG GTCAGGATCCCATGAGGAATGAGAGCACCACAACATCAGTGACTCGAGGTGCTTCCTCCTCACAGAGAG GCGCCTCAGAACCCATCACCCCAACACCCAACTTCTCCAGCCAATTGCCTGAGCCCACCCCGACAGACGAGAAATCACCGCTGACAGTGGCAGCTTTTG GTGTCATCAGCTTTGTCATCATCCTGATAGTGGTGGTGATCATCCTGGTCAGCGTGGTCAGCCTGAGGTTCAAGTGCAACCACTCCAAGGATTCAGAAG ACAAACAGAAACCAGGAACCTCCATGGTATCAGAGAG ctgctcagcagacaCAAGCCAGAAGGGAAACAGCATCACTCTGATCTCCATGAAGAACATCAACACCAACAACAGCATGAGCTACCCCCCATCAGAAAAGGTTTCCCTTTTCAGCCTTGCTTTTTAG